GTCTTCCCATGGCACGCGCCGCGCGAGCCGCCGGGGCCGATATTGTTGTGGCCTGTCGGGTGAGCAATCATGGTGACCGGATTCGTGATGAAGGCTTTGAACTGGTCGAAATCCCGTTTGACCGAAGCGGTCTGAATCCTGTTCGGGACTTTGGCACAGTCCGGCATATTCTGAGTTCCTATAAAACCGTGCGTCCCGATCTTGTCCATCATGTGGCATTGAAACCCTCCCTTTATGGTGCGTTGGCCGCCTGGCTGGCCGGGGTGCCTGCTGTGGTCAATGCGATGGCGGGCATGGGTTTCATGTTCATTTCCGATAGTTTCAAAGCCAGGCTGCTTCGCCCGGTGATCAAACAGGCCTTTCGCTGGTTCAACAATCGCAGAAACACCCGCGTTATCGTCCAGAATGGAGACGATGCCGCGCTTTTTGAACGGGATTTCGGTGTAAAAGCCGATCATATCCGGATCATTCCGGGATCTGGCGTCGATATAGAAAAATTCCAGCCAAGTCCTGAACCGTCCGGGGCGCCGGTCGCCGTTTGCATAAGCCGTATGCTGTGGGACAAGGGGATTGGTGAACTGGTCGAGGCGGCGCGCCTGCTGAAGAAGCGCGGCGTGGCCCTGACAATAAGGCTCGTCGGCCCGACGGATGCAAATCCTGCCAGCGTCAGTCCCGATCAGCTTGCCCGGTGGCAGCAGGAAGGCGTGGTAGATGTCGCGGGGGCCAGTGACGATGTTTCCGGCGAATATGCCCGTGCGCATATCGCCGTTCTGCCGTCCTACCGCGAGGGGTTGCCGAAATCGTTGTTGGAGGCGGCTGCCTGTGGGCGGCCCATGGTAGCAACGGATGTTCCGGGTTGCCGGGAGGTCTGTCTGGACGGGCGGACCGGTCTGCTGGTGCCGGCGCAATCCGTGGATGCACTGGCGGATGCCCTGCAGCGTCTGGCGTCAGACCCGTCCCTGCGCCAGCTGTTTGGTGCGGAGGCACGGCATTTGGTGGAAACAAAACTGGCCGATCATGTGATTGCCGGTCAGACAGTCGACCTCTATGTCGAACTTGTCGGCCAGGGCAGGTGACGCCGTCGCTATTCCTGTTCGGA
The Aestuariispira ectoiniformans genome window above contains:
- a CDS encoding glycosyltransferase family 4 protein, with amino-acid sequence MTDKPLAGRKILYLVTEDWYFWSHRLPMARAARAAGADIVVACRVSNHGDRIRDEGFELVEIPFDRSGLNPVRDFGTVRHILSSYKTVRPDLVHHVALKPSLYGALAAWLAGVPAVVNAMAGMGFMFISDSFKARLLRPVIKQAFRWFNNRRNTRVIVQNGDDAALFERDFGVKADHIRIIPGSGVDIEKFQPSPEPSGAPVAVCISRMLWDKGIGELVEAARLLKKRGVALTIRLVGPTDANPASVSPDQLARWQQEGVVDVAGASDDVSGEYARAHIAVLPSYREGLPKSLLEAAACGRPMVATDVPGCREVCLDGRTGLLVPAQSVDALADALQRLASDPSLRQLFGAEARHLVETKLADHVIAGQTVDLYVELVGQGR